In one Pseudodesulfovibrio tunisiensis genomic region, the following are encoded:
- a CDS encoding chemotaxis protein CheA: MSQDFLDPEILADFFIEAKEHLETIEPNLLELEKSPDNLGLLNEIFRPMHSLKGASGFLGLNKINGLAHKSENILDELRQGAMQVTSQIMDLILSATDALRTMVDNLETSGVEGDVDTAPIIARIEAALAGEMVEEAESPSASEGDADIVPENIAVEPDVVVPLLVEPDSAPDAAETGTETMTSAFHPEPDPDFDATPYPLTTVGEGHLADFLEEAHEIIENLNRCLLALEGEPEGNEELINDTFRYFHNLKGNSGIIGFKELNSLTHEAETLLNKVRKDEMASSQELIDLLLGAVDLIEALVGKVDVESGKVDPLDTSVMVQILRKVTEDGGFSGVLGVLPQSGARKGEAKGGESGPVADVSESSEPQPVDETLSADAYDPEDVQLFRGTIEQQLEAARVALSMLRRDAGQTDIVDGLFRTFQTIQNSAGYMGLDEIKTYAGRTVGLVDQGRKTDMDFSLMLDILEQEFAILKDMLLKALSELLGEPVEDPTRKAASVPETTPTVAEASAPVAPKPAAEPVPSPEPEAPAKPAAKPVPEAAVPAPKPSSKPAPKPAARPVAQNAASSAKGGGTPPPKPKVSTTIRVDHHKLDHLMNLIGELIINRNRYAMLARALEEGQEEVQVVAQQLTETTYAMARISDDLQDTIMKVRMVPVQTVFSRFPRLVRDLSRKSGKQVELIMEGEETELDKSVVEEIGDPLVHLVRNAVDHGLEDEATRIAEDKKAKGHVWLRAYHKGNSVAIEVEDDGRGMDPEKLKQVAVRKGIITQDEANSMDEREALDLIFAPGFSSAEKVTDISGRGVGMDVVKTNIKNLKGSVHIQSEVGKGTKLTLTLPLTLAIIDALMVQVAGETFAIPLDAVSETTKIEMSKLSDVNNRKAVTLRGEVLGIIELAELLDLDTNAEKRDVLPIVVIHDNDRRLGLVVDRLLERQEIVIKPLGQYLNNFSLKGLSGATIMGDGSVVLILDPHEIYSLSTSLGRRQEVQSGAVAVK; this comes from the coding sequence ATGAGTCAGGACTTTCTCGATCCGGAAATCCTTGCCGATTTTTTCATTGAAGCCAAGGAACATCTGGAAACCATAGAGCCGAACCTGCTTGAACTGGAGAAAAGCCCGGACAATCTCGGGCTGCTCAATGAAATTTTCAGGCCCATGCACTCTCTCAAGGGGGCGTCGGGATTTCTCGGTTTGAACAAGATCAACGGTCTTGCCCACAAATCGGAAAACATTCTGGATGAACTCAGACAGGGAGCCATGCAGGTAACCAGTCAGATCATGGATCTGATTCTGTCCGCCACCGATGCCCTGCGTACCATGGTGGACAACCTCGAAACCAGCGGTGTGGAAGGCGATGTGGACACAGCGCCGATCATTGCCAGGATCGAGGCGGCTCTTGCCGGGGAAATGGTCGAGGAAGCCGAATCGCCGTCCGCTTCCGAGGGCGATGCGGATATTGTTCCCGAAAACATTGCTGTTGAACCTGATGTCGTCGTCCCGTTGCTCGTTGAACCTGATTCCGCGCCAGACGCGGCCGAAACAGGAACAGAAACCATGACTTCCGCGTTTCATCCCGAACCCGATCCGGATTTCGATGCCACTCCATATCCCCTGACAACCGTGGGCGAAGGGCATCTCGCCGATTTTCTTGAAGAAGCCCATGAGATCATCGAGAATCTCAACCGTTGTCTGCTTGCGCTTGAGGGCGAGCCCGAGGGCAACGAAGAGCTCATCAATGACACTTTCCGGTATTTTCACAACCTCAAGGGCAATAGCGGGATAATCGGTTTCAAGGAGCTCAATTCCCTGACCCATGAAGCCGAAACCCTGCTCAACAAGGTCCGCAAGGATGAAATGGCCTCCAGTCAGGAACTCATTGATCTGCTGCTGGGTGCCGTGGACCTGATCGAGGCTCTGGTCGGCAAGGTGGATGTGGAGTCCGGCAAGGTCGATCCGCTGGACACTTCCGTCATGGTGCAGATTCTGCGCAAGGTGACTGAAGACGGCGGTTTTTCCGGTGTGCTCGGCGTGCTGCCTCAGAGCGGCGCGCGCAAGGGGGAAGCCAAAGGAGGCGAGTCCGGGCCTGTTGCGGATGTTTCGGAATCTTCGGAGCCGCAGCCTGTTGACGAGACGCTTTCCGCGGATGCCTATGATCCCGAGGACGTGCAACTTTTTCGCGGAACCATCGAGCAGCAGCTTGAAGCCGCACGCGTGGCCCTGTCCATGCTTCGCAGGGACGCGGGACAGACCGACATCGTGGACGGCCTGTTCCGTACGTTTCAGACCATCCAGAATTCCGCCGGATACATGGGGCTCGACGAGATCAAGACCTATGCGGGCAGAACCGTGGGGCTCGTGGATCAGGGCCGAAAGACGGACATGGATTTTTCCCTGATGCTGGATATTCTTGAACAGGAATTTGCCATTCTCAAGGACATGCTGCTCAAGGCCTTGAGCGAACTCCTTGGCGAACCGGTCGAAGACCCGACCCGAAAGGCCGCATCCGTTCCCGAGACGACGCCGACTGTTGCCGAGGCCTCTGCTCCGGTTGCCCCGAAGCCCGCAGCCGAGCCGGTTCCCTCTCCCGAACCCGAGGCCCCGGCCAAGCCTGCGGCCAAACCTGTTCCCGAGGCGGCTGTTCCGGCTCCGAAGCCGTCATCCAAACCCGCTCCGAAACCTGCGGCGCGTCCGGTTGCACAGAATGCCGCTTCGTCGGCCAAGGGGGGGGGAACGCCTCCGCCCAAGCCCAAGGTGTCGACCACGATTCGCGTTGATCACCACAAGCTGGACCACCTCATGAACCTGATCGGCGAGCTGATCATCAACCGCAACCGGTACGCCATGCTTGCCCGGGCTCTGGAAGAGGGGCAGGAGGAAGTTCAGGTCGTGGCGCAGCAGCTCACTGAAACCACCTATGCCATGGCTCGCATTTCCGATGATCTGCAGGACACCATCATGAAGGTCAGGATGGTGCCGGTGCAGACCGTGTTTTCCCGTTTTCCCAGATTGGTACGCGACCTCAGCCGCAAGAGCGGCAAGCAGGTCGAGCTGATCATGGAAGGTGAAGAGACCGAGCTCGACAAGAGCGTGGTCGAGGAGATCGGCGATCCTCTGGTCCATCTGGTGCGCAATGCCGTGGATCACGGGCTCGAAGATGAAGCGACCCGCATTGCCGAGGACAAGAAGGCCAAGGGGCATGTCTGGCTCAGGGCGTATCACAAGGGCAACTCCGTCGCCATTGAGGTCGAGGACGACGGACGCGGCATGGATCCGGAAAAGCTCAAGCAGGTGGCGGTGCGCAAGGGCATCATCACGCAGGACGAAGCCAATTCCATGGACGAGCGCGAGGCGCTGGACCTGATTTTTGCGCCGGGATTCTCCTCAGCCGAAAAGGTCACGGACATTTCCGGGCGTGGCGTGGGCATGGACGTGGTCAAGACCAACATCAAGAATCTCAAGGGCAGCGTTCATATCCAGTCCGAGGTGGGCAAGGGGACCAAATTGACCCTGACTTTGCCGCTGACCCTCGCGATCATTGACGCGCTCATGGTTCAGGTGGCCGGGGAAACCTTTGCCATTCCACTGGATGCGGTGTCCGAAACCACCAAGATCGAGATGTCCAAGCTGTCCGACGTGAATAACCGCAAGGCCGTGACGCTGCGGGGCGAAGTGCTGGGCATTATCGAGCTGGCCGAGCTGCTTGATCTGGACACCAATGCGGAAAAGCGCGACGTGTTGCCCATCGTGGTCATTCACGACAATGACCGGCGTCTGGGCCTTGTGGTGGACAGACTGCTGGAGCGTCAGGAGATCGTGATCAAGCCGCTCGGGCAGTACCTGAACAACTTCAGCCTCAAGGGATTGTCCGGCGCGACCATCATGGGAGACGGTTCGGTTGTCCTGATTCTTGACCCGCATGAGATTTATTCCCTTTCCACGTCCCTCGGGCGGAGACAGGAAGTGCAATCCGGGGCCGTGGCCGTCAAATAG
- the ybgF gene encoding tol-pal system protein YbgF: protein MKRLVMTLLVLASTGLGACTAVKQQAATTEASTEWRLKSLEESFLNFRETQRQMKDEDRERNEALESRLRMLEERLDAMTVRPESQDSAASAGDQGWVTDLSPEQGGWIEGQAKEARPGVVESGEEKPWAEVPGGTPAAKAVPVPAVKPANIPEPKVLPRPKPVAKSAAVMSSQSMYDKALGLYRADDFEGARGAFDEFLAKFPKDSLIPNALYWKGETYYSQKDYAQAILAFKDVTARFPKHHKAASALLKIGMAYELSGDKDNARFYLRALVEDFPKSEPARMGRKRLAALGG, encoded by the coding sequence ATGAAACGCCTCGTCATGACCCTGCTTGTACTTGCCAGCACCGGGCTTGGTGCCTGTACTGCCGTTAAGCAGCAGGCGGCAACCACGGAGGCAAGCACGGAATGGAGGCTCAAGAGCCTTGAGGAAAGCTTTCTCAATTTTCGCGAGACGCAGCGTCAGATGAAGGATGAGGATCGGGAACGGAACGAAGCCCTGGAAAGCCGGCTCAGGATGTTGGAAGAACGTCTTGATGCCATGACCGTTCGTCCCGAATCGCAGGATTCCGCAGCTTCGGCCGGGGATCAGGGCTGGGTCACGGACCTGTCTCCGGAACAGGGGGGCTGGATCGAGGGGCAGGCCAAGGAGGCTCGGCCCGGCGTCGTGGAGAGCGGAGAGGAAAAGCCGTGGGCCGAAGTGCCCGGCGGCACACCTGCCGCAAAAGCGGTCCCGGTTCCCGCAGTCAAGCCTGCGAACATTCCCGAACCCAAGGTGTTGCCCAGACCCAAGCCCGTGGCAAAATCCGCGGCAGTCATGTCTTCGCAAAGCATGTATGACAAGGCTCTTGGGTTGTACCGGGCCGATGATTTCGAGGGCGCACGCGGGGCATTCGATGAATTTCTCGCCAAGTTTCCCAAGGATTCCCTGATTCCCAACGCGTTGTACTGGAAGGGCGAGACCTATTACAGCCAGAAGGACTATGCTCAGGCCATCCTTGCGTTCAAGGATGTGACCGCCCGTTTCCCCAAGCATCACAAGGCCGCTTCGGCTTTGCTGAAGATCGGCATGGCCTATGAGCTGAGTGGCGACAAGGATAATGCCCGTTTTTATCTGCGCGCGCTGGTCGAGGATTTCCCCAAGTCCGAGCCTGCCCGCATGGGACGGAAGCGTCTGGCCGCATTGGGCGGCTGA
- the dprA gene encoding DNA-processing protein DprA, translating to MLDQKTEFFACLALKHTPYLGPKTWKQILEQYASAYEAVRDARNWPGCRLANARQAENCAREKWRQAAEDEFFLAKRRNFNVLTWFDPAYPEPLKQISDPPVCLYYDGDLSLLRNPGVAVVGARACTEAGLSVTLHICSELAAAGITVVSGMALGIDRQAHVGGLSGVGSSIAVMGTGLDVLYPMKNKDLRERLGRKGLVVTEFGPGVKAESSHFPLRNRIISGLSLGVLVAEAGERSGSLITARLAADQGREVFALPGPIGQSTFAGCHKLIKQGATLVESADDILCSLSYACPHALQPLSKPGSERPSPERFAASESCVRQEPGGSATVSEEAASDSSWAIGMRQRTLFGVTDEEKELLGLLDETGRMHIDTLGRTLGWTSSRVSRVLLVLEMRGIVQQLPGMWYIAKEN from the coding sequence GTGCTTGATCAGAAAACCGAATTTTTTGCCTGTCTGGCGTTAAAGCATACGCCGTATCTCGGCCCGAAAACCTGGAAGCAGATTCTCGAGCAGTACGCTTCGGCTTACGAAGCCGTGCGGGATGCACGCAACTGGCCGGGGTGCCGTCTTGCCAATGCGCGGCAGGCGGAGAATTGTGCGCGGGAAAAATGGCGGCAGGCAGCCGAAGATGAATTTTTTCTCGCAAAACGGCGCAATTTCAACGTGCTGACGTGGTTTGATCCTGCATATCCCGAGCCCCTCAAGCAGATTTCCGATCCTCCTGTCTGCCTGTATTATGACGGCGACCTGTCCCTGCTGCGCAATCCCGGTGTGGCGGTTGTCGGGGCAAGGGCTTGCACCGAGGCCGGACTTTCCGTCACGCTGCACATTTGTTCTGAGCTTGCTGCGGCCGGGATCACCGTTGTTTCGGGCATGGCTCTGGGGATAGACCGGCAGGCGCATGTGGGAGGTCTGTCTGGTGTCGGTTCATCCATTGCGGTCATGGGAACCGGATTGGATGTGCTGTATCCGATGAAAAACAAGGACTTGCGGGAGAGATTGGGGCGAAAGGGGCTGGTGGTCACGGAATTCGGTCCTGGCGTCAAGGCCGAGTCTTCGCATTTTCCGCTCAGGAATCGGATCATCAGCGGCCTGTCCCTTGGCGTGCTGGTGGCCGAGGCCGGAGAGCGGAGCGGCAGCCTCATCACAGCCCGACTGGCTGCGGATCAGGGACGGGAAGTGTTTGCCCTGCCGGGCCCGATCGGTCAGTCCACCTTTGCCGGATGTCATAAGCTCATCAAGCAGGGTGCCACACTGGTTGAAAGTGCGGACGACATTCTTTGCTCCCTGAGCTATGCATGTCCGCATGCGCTGCAGCCACTGTCCAAGCCGGGTTCGGAGCGGCCGAGTCCCGAAAGGTTCGCTGCTTCGGAGAGCTGCGTCAGGCAGGAGCCGGGAGGAAGCGCTACGGTTTCGGAAGAAGCCGCTTCGGACTCTTCCTGGGCCATTGGCATGCGTCAACGCACCCTGTTCGGCGTGACCGACGAGGAAAAGGAACTCCTTGGATTGCTTGACGAGACCGGCAGGATGCACATAGACACCTTGGGACGGACGCTTGGTTGGACAAGCTCCCGTGTCAGCCGCGTTCTTCTGGTGCTGGAAATGCGTGGCATCGTGCAGCAGCTCCCGGGTATGTGGTACATTGCCAAGGAGAACTGA
- a CDS encoding TMEM165/GDT1 family protein translates to MDWKLLATTFGTLFVAELGDKTQLACMLMTAKTQKPWTVFLGSSLALVLVSLLGVLFAQFICQYVPASIIKKVAAALFVVMGVLIFFDKI, encoded by the coding sequence ATGGATTGGAAATTGCTGGCCACCACGTTCGGCACTCTGTTCGTTGCCGAACTCGGCGACAAGACGCAGCTTGCCTGCATGCTCATGACTGCCAAGACGCAGAAACCCTGGACTGTTTTTCTGGGTTCGTCTTTGGCCCTTGTTCTGGTAAGCCTGCTGGGCGTGCTTTTCGCCCAGTTCATTTGCCAGTATGTGCCGGCCAGCATCATCAAGAAGGTTGCGGCGGCCCTGTTCGTGGTCATGGGCGTATTGATCTTTTTTGACAAGATATGA
- a CDS encoding HDOD domain-containing protein yields MEEDLKTSIRGEVLSVKDLPTLPDVLTEVSKLVEDPDASTEAIAKVISRDQVLSAKVLKMVNSPIYGFPGRISSIQHALVLLGFNVIRGIIISTSVFDMMEQAMKGLWEHSLGCATACTIIAQRAGFEDPEEYAVAGLLHDLGKVVTAVQLPDLHQQIVETVQARDITYFQAEKAVMGFGHDRINAWLARHWGLPANIRESMSRHHAPQLAEFYKPMSCVVHLGDFLIRLFEFGTSGDDQTAFLRPEAMKELGFRMSDLDRIMDSLADQLMEVSDVRF; encoded by the coding sequence ATGGAAGAGGATCTCAAGACCAGTATTCGGGGCGAGGTGCTGTCGGTCAAGGACCTGCCCACCCTGCCGGATGTCCTGACCGAGGTCAGCAAGCTGGTGGAGGACCCGGATGCATCCACGGAAGCCATTGCCAAGGTCATTTCCCGTGATCAGGTGCTGTCTGCCAAGGTACTCAAGATGGTCAACTCCCCGATCTACGGGTTCCCGGGCCGCATCAGCTCCATTCAGCATGCTCTGGTCCTGCTCGGGTTCAACGTGATTCGGGGCATCATCATTTCCACGTCCGTGTTCGACATGATGGAGCAGGCCATGAAGGGGCTGTGGGAACATAGTCTCGGGTGCGCCACGGCCTGCACGATCATTGCCCAGCGGGCCGGATTCGAGGATCCCGAGGAATACGCCGTGGCCGGTTTGCTGCACGATCTCGGCAAGGTTGTGACCGCTGTTCAGCTGCCCGATCTGCACCAGCAGATCGTGGAAACGGTCCAGGCCAGGGATATCACGTATTTTCAGGCGGAAAAGGCGGTCATGGGCTTTGGCCATGACCGCATCAATGCCTGGCTTGCCCGACACTGGGGGCTTCCTGCCAACATTCGCGAATCCATGAGCCGCCATCATGCGCCGCAGCTTGCCGAGTTCTACAAGCCCATGAGCTGCGTGGTGCATCTCGGCGATTTTCTGATTCGGCTTTTCGAGTTCGGCACCAGTGGGGATGATCAGACTGCGTTTCTGCGTCCCGAGGCCATGAAGGAACTCGGCTTTCGCATGAGCGATCTGGATCGCATCATGGACAGTCTGGCTGATCAGCTCATGGAAGTGTCGGACGTGCGGTTCTAG
- a CDS encoding GGDEF domain-containing protein, which produces MNQSVPDSLFYRKQQAFLLSPDPELAALLQSLWPVEEMEFRVFDKGRRAIEFLFTEPPDLLVVDGRLDDISASDVAGLVKSENVYRQLPVVLCLDAADLQREWDWNRVEVDDFVLRPFSPEEVRARINLTLCRAMRALDANPLSKLPGNTSIIQRIQQLMDQEQDFALAYCDLDYFKSYNDRYGFSRGDEILMMTARLIVNTIKGFAGVQSFVGHVGGDDFVFILPVDKVEEACKRIIAAFDDIVPHFYDPEDRRRGHIRSTDREGNVRTFPLMAVSIAVVLNEQARLKHYGEASAIAMALKKKAKENPKSCYVIDRRKD; this is translated from the coding sequence ATGAATCAATCCGTGCCGGACTCTCTCTTCTATCGCAAGCAGCAGGCGTTTCTCCTGTCTCCGGACCCGGAGCTGGCCGCCTTGCTGCAATCCCTCTGGCCTGTCGAGGAAATGGAATTCCGCGTGTTCGACAAGGGCAGGCGGGCCATTGAATTCCTGTTCACCGAGCCGCCGGATCTGCTGGTTGTGGACGGCCGTCTGGACGACATCTCGGCAAGCGATGTGGCCGGGCTGGTCAAGAGCGAGAACGTGTACCGCCAGCTTCCGGTGGTGCTGTGTCTGGATGCAGCGGATTTGCAACGGGAATGGGACTGGAACCGGGTCGAGGTGGATGATTTCGTGCTTCGTCCGTTTTCCCCGGAGGAAGTCCGGGCGCGCATCAATCTGACCCTGTGTCGCGCCATGCGTGCTCTGGATGCCAATCCGCTCTCCAAGTTGCCGGGCAATACCAGCATCATTCAGCGCATTCAGCAGCTCATGGATCAGGAGCAGGATTTTGCTCTGGCCTATTGCGATCTCGACTATTTCAAGTCCTACAACGATCGGTACGGCTTTTCCCGGGGCGACGAGATTCTGATGATGACCGCGCGACTCATCGTCAACACCATCAAGGGCTTTGCCGGGGTGCAGAGTTTCGTGGGCCATGTGGGCGGCGATGATTTCGTGTTCATTCTGCCCGTGGACAAGGTCGAGGAAGCCTGCAAGCGCATCATTGCGGCCTTTGATGATATCGTGCCGCATTTCTACGATCCCGAGGACAGACGGCGCGGTCATATCCGGTCCACGGACCGGGAAGGCAATGTTCGGACTTTCCCGCTCATGGCCGTGTCCATTGCCGTGGTCCTGAACGAGCAGGCCCGGCTCAAGCATTACGGCGAGGCTTCGGCCATTGCCATGGCCCTGAAGAAGAAGGCCAAGGAAAACCCCAAGAGCTGTTATGTCATCGACAGGCGGAAGGACTGA
- the xerC gene encoding tyrosine recombinase XerC has product MSSTGGRTDRLGELAQGFLAYLAVEKGYSDATVRAYATDLEQFDDFLRPKRRSLARPERVTRDHVRAFLAELHRRRLAKTSMGRKLSSLRTFFKYLRKHEIVLKDPTAGVRNPKQDQRQPQVLNVDQAVAMMEAAVEPSPEGLRDLALAELLYGSGLRITEAVSLDLNDVDTDLVRVQGKGSKERIVPLSDASVKRIRRYIEQRHALLEDYAEQALFVGVRGRRLNRREANRIVARLAHCAGLPKEVHPHMLRHSFATHLLEAGADLRSVQELLGHERLSTTQRYTHLDMQRIMRVYDSAHPRSGVTKADRDPEED; this is encoded by the coding sequence ATGTCATCGACAGGCGGAAGGACTGATCGTCTCGGGGAACTGGCGCAGGGATTTCTGGCGTATCTTGCCGTGGAAAAGGGATATTCCGATGCCACGGTGCGCGCCTACGCCACGGATCTGGAGCAGTTCGACGATTTTTTGCGTCCGAAGCGGCGTTCGCTGGCTCGCCCGGAGCGGGTGACCCGGGATCATGTGCGTGCTTTCCTGGCCGAGCTGCACCGCAGGCGGCTGGCAAAGACGAGCATGGGCCGCAAGCTGTCCAGTTTGCGCACCTTTTTCAAATATCTTCGCAAGCACGAAATCGTACTCAAGGACCCGACCGCCGGAGTGCGCAATCCCAAACAGGATCAGCGGCAGCCGCAGGTTCTGAACGTGGATCAGGCTGTGGCCATGATGGAGGCGGCTGTGGAACCCTCCCCGGAGGGGCTTCGCGACCTTGCTCTGGCCGAATTGCTCTATGGCTCTGGGCTGCGCATTACCGAGGCCGTATCGCTTGATCTCAACGACGTGGATACCGATCTGGTCCGGGTGCAGGGCAAGGGCTCCAAGGAGCGCATCGTGCCCCTGTCCGACGCGTCCGTGAAGCGGATTCGGCGATACATCGAACAGCGACACGCCCTGCTGGAGGATTATGCCGAGCAGGCGCTTTTCGTTGGCGTGCGTGGCAGGCGCCTGAATCGCCGGGAAGCGAATCGCATTGTCGCCCGTCTGGCGCATTGTGCCGGGCTGCCCAAGGAAGTGCATCCGCACATGCTTCGCCATTCCTTTGCCACGCACCTGCTGGAAGCCGGGGCCGACCTGCGCAGTGTGCAGGAACTTCTGGGCCACGAACGTCTTTCCACGACACAACGATACACGCATCTGGACATGCAGCGCATCATGCGGGTATATGACAGCGCGCATCCGCGCTCCGGAGTGACAAAGGCGGATCGCGATCCCGAAGAAGACTGA
- a CDS encoding peptidylprolyl isomerase — protein MDNPMVLLETPEGEILIELFPDKAPKTVENFLQYVDDEFYDGTLFHRVIRKFMVQGGGLTFSMEEKETRAPIENEATNGLKNLEGTVAMARAPEAHSAAAQFFINVADNPDLDHVDDTDDGFGYCVFGQVVDGMETALKISKTRTRDFQGYADVPTDPISIISARRFEL, from the coding sequence ATGGATAACCCCATGGTCCTTCTGGAAACCCCGGAAGGCGAAATTCTGATTGAACTGTTTCCGGACAAGGCTCCCAAGACCGTGGAGAATTTTCTTCAGTACGTGGACGACGAATTCTACGACGGAACCCTGTTTCATCGAGTGATCAGGAAATTCATGGTTCAGGGCGGCGGGCTGACCTTTTCCATGGAGGAGAAGGAAACCCGTGCTCCCATCGAGAACGAGGCGACCAACGGACTGAAAAATCTGGAAGGCACGGTTGCCATGGCCCGCGCACCTGAGGCGCACAGCGCTGCGGCCCAGTTTTTCATCAATGTTGCCGACAATCCCGATCTTGACCATGTGGACGACACGGACGATGGCTTCGGCTACTGCGTGTTCGGTCAGGTCGTGGACGGAATGGAAACCGCGCTCAAGATCAGCAAGACCCGTACCCGTGATTTTCAGGGGTATGCGGATGTGCCGACCGACCCGATTTCCATCATTTCGGCCCGGCGTTTCGAGCTGTAG
- a CDS encoding amino acid ABC transporter permease has product MLKRYFEKIWVQNTALLLMLGLISYYFTFVFEFRTDLNWSILITETEYGHMGKLLLNGLGLTITISIYSAILAILLGTLFGLARLSKFKPVYGFATVYVEFFRNTPLLVQLFFWNFALPNAFSEEIRMKLFELNFEFWAATIGLGIFTSAFMAEIIRAGIQSIPKGLLEASYSSGMTFGQTLRRIILPLAFREIIPPLGSEFLNNMKNSSLAMTLGVAELCWSMNEVEALTYAGFEATAVATVTYLVLSLIIAAFLNLVNMKLKIIGKGQEPLTRRIADALFWPVGAVWETVSRTFRRLTRPKASSKTLTPFQEFMHTAKSMIWKGTVLGSKVIFVLFLAWLAYRTIMGVASFNFTIIADNMRALLIWRFPKGGSTEVFFGLGGLAMSIVMAVFSISVSFFIGLFVGMGRTSKNRAIKVPCTLYIELIRGNPLIIVIFWMYFFFPVIFGIDLDVFWSATWAMTIFFGAYIAEIVRGGIENIPPGQTEAAKSTGLSYLQTMRKVVLPQALKQMLPAIVGMFIAAFKDTSLAYIIGVPELTTAAYSINNRLMLYPFEIYTTIAVMYFVCCYLMSLYSKYLEHKLSPEKVRLEM; this is encoded by the coding sequence ATGCTGAAACGTTATTTCGAAAAAATCTGGGTCCAGAATACCGCCCTGCTGCTCATGCTCGGGCTGATTTCCTATTATTTCACATTCGTTTTCGAATTCAGGACCGACCTGAACTGGTCGATCCTGATTACCGAGACCGAATACGGGCATATGGGCAAGCTGCTCCTCAACGGACTCGGGCTGACCATAACCATCTCCATTTATTCCGCAATCCTCGCCATCCTGCTCGGCACGCTCTTCGGACTGGCTCGGCTGTCCAAATTCAAGCCCGTGTACGGTTTCGCCACGGTCTATGTGGAATTCTTCCGCAACACGCCGTTGCTGGTCCAGCTGTTCTTCTGGAACTTCGCGCTTCCCAACGCGTTTTCCGAAGAAATCAGGATGAAGCTGTTTGAGCTGAATTTCGAATTCTGGGCTGCGACCATTGGTCTCGGCATCTTCACCAGCGCATTCATGGCCGAAATCATTCGCGCGGGCATCCAGTCCATTCCCAAGGGGCTGCTGGAGGCTTCGTATTCCTCGGGCATGACCTTCGGCCAGACCCTGCGGCGGATCATCCTGCCGCTGGCCTTCCGGGAAATCATTCCCCCGCTCGGCTCCGAGTTCCTCAACAACATGAAGAACTCGTCACTGGCCATGACGCTGGGCGTGGCCGAACTCTGCTGGTCCATGAACGAGGTGGAGGCCCTGACCTATGCGGGCTTCGAAGCCACGGCCGTGGCCACGGTCACCTATCTCGTCCTGTCCCTGATCATCGCGGCGTTCCTGAATCTGGTGAACATGAAACTGAAGATCATCGGCAAGGGACAGGAACCGTTGACACGACGCATTGCGGACGCACTCTTCTGGCCTGTCGGGGCAGTATGGGAAACGGTTTCCCGCACATTCCGCAGACTCACACGGCCAAAAGCCTCCAGCAAGACCCTGACTCCTTTTCAGGAGTTCATGCACACCGCGAAATCCATGATCTGGAAAGGAACCGTACTCGGCTCCAAGGTCATTTTCGTGCTTTTTCTGGCATGGCTCGCATATCGCACCATCATGGGTGTGGCGTCCTTCAACTTCACGATCATTGCGGACAACATGCGCGCCCTGCTCATCTGGCGTTTTCCCAAGGGCGGAAGCACCGAGGTCTTCTTCGGTCTGGGCGGTCTGGCCATGTCCATCGTCATGGCCGTGTTCTCCATCTCTGTGAGCTTCTTCATCGGTCTGTTCGTGGGCATGGGCCGGACCTCGAAGAACCGGGCGATCAAGGTGCCCTGCACCCTGTACATCGAACTGATCCGCGGCAACCCCCTGATCATCGTCATCTTCTGGATGTACTTCTTCTTCCCGGTCATCTTCGGAATCGACCTCGACGTGTTCTGGAGCGCGACCTGGGCCATGACCATCTTCTTCGGCGCCTACATAGCGGAAATCGTACGCGGCGGCATCGAGAACATCCCGCCGGGCCAGACCGAAGCAGCCAAGTCGACCGGCCTGTCCTACCTCCAGACCATGCGCAAGGTCGTCCTTCCCCAGGCTCTGAAGCAAATGCTGCCCGCCATCGTGGGCATGTTCATCGCGGCCTTCAAGGACACCTCGCTGGCCTACATCATCGGTGTGCCCGAACTCACCACGGCAGCCTACTCCATCAACAACCGCCTCATGCTCTACCCGTTCGAGATATACACCACCATCGCGGTGATGTATTTCGTCTGCTGCTATCTCATGAGCCTGTATTCCAAATATCTGGAGCACAAGCTCAGCCCGGAAAAAGTCCGACTGGAGATGTAG